One window of the Anaeromyxobacter dehalogenans 2CP-C genome contains the following:
- a CDS encoding HD domain-containing phosphohydrolase: MTEIAPEATRILIVDDDAAVRDVITVLLREEGYVCTTVASAEAALDEARKTDYPLVISDVRMPARDGFWLLEQMREASPDTAVIMLTAYGDTEAAVECLRNGAADYLLKPPKVTELIRAIERALGRRRLELARGRYRRSLENRVKEKTAELSRTLHDLESTYSQTLWTLVAALDAREHETSDHSQRVVRYTLAIARRVGLPESALPDVGRGALLHDIGKIGVPDAILLKPGKLTPEEWTEMRKHPQIGFNILKSVDFLQVPAEMVLCHQERFDGGGYPRGLSGEAIPLSARIFAIADCFDAMTSDRPYRKRTSTENARKEILRCAGTQFDPRAADAFLSLSEDELLELSRPSDERPI; this comes from the coding sequence ATGACGGAGATCGCCCCCGAAGCCACCCGGATCCTGATCGTGGACGATGACGCCGCGGTGCGGGACGTCATCACGGTGCTCCTCCGCGAGGAAGGATACGTCTGCACCACGGTCGCGAGCGCCGAGGCGGCGCTGGACGAGGCGCGCAAGACCGACTACCCGCTCGTCATCAGCGACGTGCGCATGCCGGCGCGCGACGGGTTCTGGCTGCTCGAGCAGATGCGCGAGGCCTCGCCCGACACCGCGGTCATCATGCTGACCGCGTACGGCGACACCGAGGCGGCGGTCGAGTGCCTGCGCAACGGCGCGGCCGACTACCTGCTGAAGCCGCCGAAGGTCACCGAGCTCATCCGGGCGATCGAGCGGGCGCTCGGCCGGCGGCGGCTGGAGCTGGCGCGCGGGCGGTACCGGCGCAGCCTCGAGAACCGGGTCAAGGAGAAGACCGCCGAGCTCTCCCGCACGCTGCACGACCTCGAGAGCACCTACTCGCAGACGCTGTGGACGCTGGTGGCCGCGCTCGACGCGCGCGAGCACGAGACCAGCGACCACTCGCAGCGCGTGGTCCGCTACACGCTCGCGATCGCCCGGCGGGTGGGCCTACCAGAGTCCGCGCTCCCGGACGTCGGCCGCGGCGCGCTGCTGCACGACATCGGCAAGATCGGCGTGCCCGACGCGATCCTGCTGAAGCCGGGCAAGCTGACGCCGGAGGAGTGGACCGAGATGCGGAAGCACCCGCAGATCGGGTTCAACATCCTGAAGAGCGTGGACTTCCTGCAGGTGCCCGCCGAGATGGTGCTCTGCCACCAGGAGCGCTTCGACGGCGGCGGCTACCCGCGCGGCCTCTCCGGCGAGGCCATCCCGCTCTCGGCCCGCATCTTCGCCATCGCCGACTGCTTCGACGCGATGACCAGCGACCGGCCCTACCGCAAGCGCACCTCCACCGAGAACGCCCGCAAGGAGATCCTGCGCTGCGCCGGGACGCAGTTCGACCCGCGGGCCGCCGACGCGTTCCTGTCGCTCTCCGAGGACGAGCTGCTGGAGCTGTCGCGGCCGTCGGACGAGCGGCCCATCTGA
- the moaA gene encoding GTP 3',8-cyclase MoaA: MLQEPPSPAVAPLVDGQGRRIVYLRLSLTDRCNFRCSYCSPAAPETHEDPLARDEVARLVRIFGGLGIRRVRLTGGEPTLRRDVLDVIREVARAPGIEEVALTTNGHLLQSLAGPLREAGVTRLNVSLDTLDAEKLHRIAGRAATLERIVAGIEAAYRAGFASVKLNVVVVRGQNDDELGALARFAWGFGATARFIELMPFGPGRPVPTAEVKRLLEAQGVRLEPDATRGWGPAYHMRGTAEHEGRTVTGLVGFIGAMTENFCDGCNRVRVGADGSLRACLGGRERLGLKELLRGGATDAEIAAAIRAALLGKGERHEMERGGDGLLPMIGTGG; this comes from the coding sequence GTGCTCCAGGAACCCCCCTCCCCGGCCGTCGCGCCGCTCGTGGACGGCCAGGGTCGCCGGATCGTCTACCTCCGGCTCTCCCTCACCGATCGCTGCAACTTCCGGTGCAGCTACTGCTCGCCGGCCGCGCCGGAGACGCACGAGGACCCGCTCGCCCGCGACGAGGTCGCGCGGCTGGTCCGCATCTTCGGCGGCCTCGGCATCCGGCGCGTGCGCCTGACCGGCGGCGAGCCCACGCTCCGCCGCGACGTGCTGGACGTGATCCGCGAGGTGGCGCGCGCCCCCGGCATCGAGGAGGTGGCGCTCACCACGAACGGCCACCTGCTCCAGTCGCTCGCCGGCCCGCTCCGCGAGGCGGGCGTCACGCGGCTCAACGTCTCGCTCGACACGCTCGACGCGGAGAAGCTGCACCGCATCGCCGGCCGCGCCGCGACGCTGGAGCGGATCGTGGCCGGGATCGAGGCCGCCTACCGGGCCGGCTTCGCCTCGGTGAAGCTGAACGTGGTGGTGGTGCGCGGCCAGAACGACGACGAGCTGGGCGCGCTGGCCCGCTTCGCCTGGGGGTTCGGCGCCACCGCCCGCTTCATCGAGCTGATGCCGTTCGGCCCCGGGAGGCCGGTGCCCACCGCCGAGGTGAAGCGGCTGCTCGAGGCGCAGGGCGTCCGGCTCGAGCCCGACGCCACGCGCGGCTGGGGCCCCGCCTACCACATGCGCGGCACCGCCGAGCACGAGGGCCGGACCGTCACCGGCCTGGTCGGCTTCATCGGCGCCATGACCGAGAACTTCTGCGACGGCTGCAACCGCGTCCGGGTCGGCGCCGACGGCTCGCTGCGCGCCTGCCTGGGCGGCCGCGAGCGGCTCGGGCTGAAGGAGCTGCTGCGGGGCGGCGCGACCGACGCGGAGATCGCGGCGGCCATCCGCGCGGCGCTGCTCGGCAAGGGCGAGCGCCACGAGATGGAGCGCGGCGGCGACGGGCTGCTGCCCATGATCGGGACCGGCGGGTAG